A genomic window from Camelina sativa cultivar DH55 chromosome 2, Cs, whole genome shotgun sequence includes:
- the LOC109127489 gene encoding uncharacterized protein LOC109127489, translating to MRCRALNIRRRKRVMVNVSSRKLMTRLRRMVAPETSFSGEVVDGDTLYRLTADHIFLLQARIQLLRRISSVCGL from the coding sequence ATGAGGTGTAGAGCACTTAATATtcggagaagaaagagagtgatGGTTAATGTGAGCTCAAGGAAGCTCATGACCCGTCTTCGGCGAATGGTTGCTCCGGAAACGAGTTTTTCCGGCGAGGTTGTTGACGGTGACACACTTTATCGGCTCACGGCTGATCACATTTTCCTACTTCAAGCAAGAATCCAACTTCTTCGTCGTATTTCCTCTGTATGTGGTCTCTAG
- the LOC104734812 gene encoding transcription factor IBH1-like isoform X2 gives MSTYNMVKQEFIKKWITTLHMLDCSVEHPLNVTERKNAIKLSSDIAMAAARSGSTVWSRALISRSGNKTANKPVARRILKKARNRLKNRCLTLRRNGNFTAKSGVRKRTELLKSLVPGGELIKNKDYLIRETLDYIVYLRAQVDVMRTVAAVDSVTGNLTNDNK, from the coding sequence ATGAGCACTTATAACATGGTTAAGCAAGAATTTATCAAGAAATGGATAACTACTCTCCACATGTTAGATTGTTCTGTTGAACATCCCTTGAACGTAACCGAGAGGAAAAATGCGATAAAACTGTCATCGGATATAGCTATGGCAGCCGCTAGAAGCGGCTCTACTGTATGGAGCCGCGCTCTCATCTCTAGGAGCGGAAACAAGACGGCCAACAAACCTGTGGCTCGTCGAATACTAAAAAAAGCTAGAAATCGGTTGAAGAACCGTTGTCTCACTCTTAGGCGAAATGGAAATTTCACAGCAAAAAGTGGAGTGAGAAAACGTACGGAGTTGCTTAAGAGTCTTGTACCGGGAGGCgagttaataaaaaacaaagattatttGATAAGAGAGACACTTGATTACATCGTCTATCTCCGAGCGCAAGTGGACGTTATGCGAACCGTCGCAGCAGTAGATTCAGTAACCGGAAACTTAACGAACGATAACAAATAA
- the LOC104734812 gene encoding transcription factor IBH1-like isoform X1 has protein sequence MMSTYNMVKQEFIKKWITTLHMLDCSVEHPLNVTERKNAIKLSSDIAMAAARSGSTVWSRALISRSGNKTANKPVARRILKKARNRLKNRCLTLRRNGNFTAKSGVRKRTELLKSLVPGGELIKNKDYLIRETLDYIVYLRAQVDVMRTVAAVDSVTGNLTNDNK, from the exons AT GATGAGCACTTATAACATGGTTAAGCAAGAATTTATCAAGAAATGGATAACTACTCTCCACATGTTAGATTGTTCTGTTGAACATCCCTTGAACGTAACCGAGAGGAAAAATGCGATAAAACTGTCATCGGATATAGCTATGGCAGCCGCTAGAAGCGGCTCTACTGTATGGAGCCGCGCTCTCATCTCTAGGAGCGGAAACAAGACGGCCAACAAACCTGTGGCTCGTCGAATACTAAAAAAAGCTAGAAATCGGTTGAAGAACCGTTGTCTCACTCTTAGGCGAAATGGAAATTTCACAGCAAAAAGTGGAGTGAGAAAACGTACGGAGTTGCTTAAGAGTCTTGTACCGGGAGGCgagttaataaaaaacaaagattatttGATAAGAGAGACACTTGATTACATCGTCTATCTCCGAGCGCAAGTGGACGTTATGCGAACCGTCGCAGCAGTAGATTCAGTAACCGGAAACTTAACGAACGATAACAAATAA